One stretch of Bacteroidales bacterium DNA includes these proteins:
- a CDS encoding ribulokinase: protein MDKYTIGIDYGTDSVRTIIVNTGNGEEVANAVFEYPRWKEGKYCDAAQTQFRHHPMDYKEGLVTSVREALKQAPEGVAENVVAITADTTGSTPVAVDRQSNPLALKKEFEENPNAMFILWKDHTSVKEAEEINDLAKNWGGEDYTKYEGGVYSSEWFWAKILHVLREDEKIKQSAYSWVELCDWIPALLTGVNDPHQIKRSRCAAGHKAMWHESWGGLPPEKFLAKLDPLLKGLREKLYTETFTSDVKFGNLSEEWAQKLGLSTDVAVGVGAFDAHLGAIGGEIKPYYLTKIIGTSTCDVMVAPKDDIQDHRLRGIAGQVDGSIIPDMIGLEAGQSAFGDVYAWFKKVLMWPVENILMNTKALDEESRRRLSDEISEKIIPELTREAEKIPVEESTLLAVDWLNGRRTPDANQMLKGAITGLTLGSDAPRIFKALVESTAYGAKAIVERLREEGARIDGIIAMGGVAKKSPFVMQVLSDVLNMPIKVAKSEQATALGSAMAASVVGGIYKSFDEAQQKMGKGFDQEYRPDSHKANLYSSLYAKYLKLGQFIEEELT, encoded by the coding sequence ATGGATAAATATACAATAGGAATAGACTACGGTACCGACTCGGTAAGGACGATCATAGTCAATACCGGGAACGGTGAAGAAGTGGCCAATGCTGTTTTCGAGTATCCCCGGTGGAAAGAAGGCAAATACTGTGATGCTGCACAGACCCAATTCCGGCACCACCCGATGGATTATAAAGAGGGACTGGTAACCTCGGTGCGCGAAGCATTGAAGCAAGCGCCAGAAGGTGTTGCAGAAAATGTGGTGGCAATCACTGCCGATACGACCGGCTCGACCCCTGTAGCCGTTGACAGACAGTCAAATCCCCTTGCTCTGAAAAAAGAATTCGAAGAGAACCCCAACGCCATGTTCATCCTGTGGAAAGACCACACTTCTGTTAAAGAAGCGGAAGAGATCAATGATCTGGCCAAAAACTGGGGAGGAGAAGACTATACCAAATACGAAGGAGGGGTTTACTCCAGCGAGTGGTTCTGGGCGAAGATCCTGCATGTGCTTAGGGAAGATGAAAAAATAAAGCAATCAGCCTATTCCTGGGTAGAACTTTGTGACTGGATTCCGGCCCTGCTCACCGGTGTAAACGACCCCCATCAGATTAAAAGGAGCCGCTGCGCAGCAGGCCACAAAGCTATGTGGCACGAAAGCTGGGGTGGCCTCCCGCCTGAAAAATTTCTTGCTAAACTGGATCCCCTGTTGAAAGGCTTAAGAGAGAAATTATACACGGAAACCTTTACCAGCGATGTCAAATTTGGCAATCTTTCGGAAGAATGGGCGCAAAAACTTGGCTTGAGCACCGATGTGGCAGTGGGTGTTGGAGCATTCGATGCCCATCTGGGAGCCATCGGAGGAGAAATAAAACCTTACTACCTGACCAAAATCATTGGCACATCTACCTGTGATGTAATGGTAGCGCCAAAGGATGATATTCAGGACCACCGTTTAAGAGGCATTGCCGGCCAGGTGGACGGCTCCATTATACCCGACATGATAGGCCTGGAAGCCGGTCAATCGGCATTCGGCGATGTGTATGCATGGTTCAAAAAAGTGCTGATGTGGCCCGTGGAGAATATTTTAATGAACACCAAAGCGCTTGATGAAGAGTCCCGGCGCAGACTTTCCGATGAGATCTCAGAAAAGATCATCCCTGAATTAACCCGTGAAGCAGAAAAGATACCGGTGGAAGAATCCACACTGCTGGCAGTGGACTGGCTAAATGGTCGCCGCACGCCGGATGCCAACCAGATGCTCAAAGGAGCCATCACCGGGTTAACCCTTGGATCGGACGCTCCGAGGATATTCAAAGCACTGGTTGAATCCACAGCCTATGGAGCAAAAGCGATCGTAGAGCGTCTCAGAGAGGAAGGCGCCCGTATCGACGGTATCATTGCCATGGGTGGGGTGGCCAAAAAGTCCCCGTTTGTTATGCAGGTACTCTCCGACGTGCTGAATATGCCCATTAAAGTGGCCAAATCTGAACAGGCAACAGCTCTGGGATCAGCTATGGCCGCCTCTGTGGTGGGTGGCATTTATAAGTCGTTCGATGAAGCACAACAAAAGATGGGCAAGGGCTTCGATCAGGAATACCGGCCCGACAGCCATAAAGCAAATCTATACAGCAGTCTGTATGCAAAATATCTAAAACTGGGTCAGTTTATTGAAGAGGAATTAACTTAA